Proteins from a single region of Candidatus Binatia bacterium:
- a CDS encoding fumarylacetoacetate hydrolase family protein → MRFLTYRSADGIARPGVLEGEMIRAIGTHTLREYIALAPHERIAWHTPDALVPLAGTVLDAPVRPPRNVFCVGRNYLEHAREGARASGRELRLPEAPTFFTKASTAVAAPESTLHLDARVSSEYDFEAELAVVIGARCKDVSEEDAHAVVFGYTALNDVTARDLQRRHGQWFKGKSLDETCPIGPWIVTPEELGDPQSLELSLFVNATRKQHSNTSKMIFPVARLIAELSRGLTLLPGDVIATGTPEGVGFARTPPEFLRDGDVLEVDIEKIGRLTNTVAIE, encoded by the coding sequence TTGAGATTCCTGACGTACCGGTCGGCGGACGGTATTGCGCGGCCGGGCGTCCTCGAGGGCGAGATGATCCGCGCAATCGGCACGCACACGCTGCGCGAATACATCGCGCTTGCGCCGCACGAGCGCATCGCATGGCACACGCCCGACGCTCTCGTCCCGCTCGCCGGGACCGTGCTCGACGCGCCGGTCCGCCCGCCGCGCAACGTGTTCTGCGTGGGGCGCAACTACTTGGAGCACGCCCGTGAGGGCGCGCGTGCCAGCGGTCGCGAGCTGCGGCTTCCCGAGGCGCCCACGTTCTTCACCAAGGCGTCGACCGCGGTCGCGGCGCCAGAGAGCACGCTCCATCTCGACGCACGCGTGTCGAGCGAATACGATTTCGAGGCCGAGCTCGCCGTCGTGATCGGCGCGCGCTGTAAGGACGTGTCCGAAGAAGACGCGCACGCAGTCGTCTTCGGCTACACCGCGCTCAACGACGTGACGGCGCGCGACCTCCAGCGCCGGCACGGGCAGTGGTTCAAGGGAAAGAGCTTGGACGAGACCTGCCCGATCGGGCCCTGGATCGTCACACCCGAGGAGCTCGGCGATCCCCAATCGCTCGAGCTGAGCCTCTTCGTCAACGCAACGCGCAAGCAGCACAGCAACACGTCGAAGATGATCTTTCCGGTCGCGCGCCTGATCGCGGAGCTCTCCCGAGGCCTGACGCTGCTTCCCGGCGACGTGATCGCGACCGGGACACCGGAGGGCGTCGGCTTCGCGCGCACTCCACCCGAGTTTCTGCGCGACGGCGACGTGCTCGAGGTCGACATCGAGAAGATCGGCCGACTGACCAACACCGTCGCCATCGAATAG